One Clupea harengus chromosome 11, Ch_v2.0.2, whole genome shotgun sequence DNA window includes the following coding sequences:
- the galr1a gene encoding galanin receptor type 1 — protein sequence MNSSEISNFGDGEGFFNRTEPNGQSDKLLFGIGTDNFITLLVFGLIFTLGVMGNSMVITVLARSKPGKPRSTTNIFILNLSVADLFYLLFCIPFQSTIYMMPTWVLGAFICKFIHYFFTVSMLVSIFTLSAMSVDRYIAIVHSRKSSTIRVARHALVGVIIIWILSLAMAAPVAYHQILFESRENSTYCWEVWANQNHKKIYVVCTFVFGYVLPLLLISFCYAKVLNHLHKKLRNMSKKSEASKKKTAQTVLVVVVVFCFSWLPHHVVYLWVEFGNFPLNQASFVFRVTAHCLAYSNSSVNPIIYAFLSENFRKAYKQVFRCKLTRDSPLNNIKEIRSKADTPPSTNCTNV from the exons ATGAACTCGTCAGAGATTAGTAACTTCGGTGATGGAGAGGGTTTTTTCAACAGAACCGAGCCCAACGGCCAGTCTGATAAACTTTTGTTTGGGATTGGCACGGACAACTTCATCACGCTACTCGTATTTGGACTCATTTTCACGTTGGGCGTGATGGGCAACTCCATGGTCATAACAGTGCTTGCCAGGAGCAAGCCCGGAAAACCACGGAGCACCACCAACATCTTTATCCTAAACCTCAGCGTCGCTGACCTGTTTTACCTACTCTTCTGCATCCCATTTCAATCCACAATTTATATGATGCCAACATGGGTACTGGGTGCCTTCATTTGTAAATTCATCCACTACTTCTTTACGGTCTCTATGTTGGTCAGTATCTTCACTCTGTCTGCAATGTCCGTGGATCGCTACATTGCCATAGTTCACTCGAGAAAGTCGTCCACCATCCGTGTGGCGAGACATGCCCTGGTCGGGGTGATAATAATTTGGATCCTCTCCCTGGCAATGGCAGCACCTGTGGCTTACCATCAGATCCTGTTTGAGAGTAGAGAAAATAGTACCTACTGCTGGGAAGTATGGGCCAATCAAAATCATAAAAAGATCTATGTGGTGTGCACGTTCGTCTTCGGTTACGTGTTGCCCCTCTTACTAATATCTTTCTGTTACGCAAAG GTCTTGAATCACTTGCACAAAAAACTAAGAAACATGTCTAAAAAATCAGAAGCGTCTAAGAAAAAG ACTGCTCAGACAGTGCTGGTGGTGGTCGTGGTCTTCTGCTTTTCCTGGCTACCCCATCATGTGGTCTACTTGTGGGTGGAGTTTGGGAATTTTCCACTCAACCAGGCGTCGTTCGTGTTCCGGGTGACCGCCCACTGCCTAGCATACAGCAACTCATCGGTCAATCCCATCATCTACGCATTCCTGTCGGAAAACTTCCGCAAGGCGTACAAACAGGTGTTCAGGTGCAAGCTCACCAGAGACTCTCCCCTCAATAACATCAAGGAGATCCGGAGCAAGGCGGACACCCCGCCCTCCACCAACTGTACCAATGTCTGA